In one window of Gossypium arboreum isolate Shixiya-1 chromosome 4, ASM2569848v2, whole genome shotgun sequence DNA:
- the LOC108458975 gene encoding squalene monooxygenase SE2-like, giving the protein MVEQYTVGVAVVIASLLGFVFLYYNSLFPKENRINKNGSGEDVRTTDIIIVGAGVAGAALAYSLGKDGRQVRVIERDLNPLDRIAGESLMPGGYLKLIELGLEDCVDEIDAQRNQGYILYKDGKNAPISYPLEKFQSHVVGKNFHNDRFVRRLRKKAESLHNVSLEQGTVTSLLEENGTIKGVHYKDKSGQILTAYASLTVVCDGCFSNLRRSLCNPKVDVPSYFVGFILTNCKLSDQNYGAIILADPSPIVFYPISSTEIRCMVDVPSQNLPSLSNGEMSHYLKTLVALNVFPETYDSFISAIEKKDNIKIMPNRIMADAPHRTPGALLIGDSLNMRHAITGGEMTVALSDVVLLRDLLRPLHDLSDASVVCKYLQSFYTLRKPMSSTINILASVLHKVFSSSSDPTIEDIQHACIGYLRLGGVFSSGLSAMISGLCPRPLSLAFHLFALAIYGVGRLLLPFPSPTRLWNGAKLFWVSSNIIFPIIHFEGVRQMFFPLTVPAYYRTLPRNKDLRV; this is encoded by the exons TTTCCCAAGGAAAACCGTATAAACAAGAATGGAAGCGGTGAGGATGTTAGGACTACGGATATTATCATAGTCGGCGCTGGTGTGGCCGGTGCTGCTCTTGCCTATTCTCTTGGAAAg GATGGACGTCAGGTGCGTGTAATTGAGAGGGACTTAAATCCACTTGATAGAATCGCTGGTGAAAGTCTAATGCCAGGGGGCTACCTCAAGTTAATTGAGCTAGGGCTTGAGG ATTGTGTAGATGAGATTGATGCTCAACGAAATCAAGGTTATATTCTATACAAAGATGGAAAGAATGCCCCCATATCTTATCCTCTGGAAAAATTTCAATCCCATGTTGTAGGAAAAAACTTTCATAATGATCGATTCGTTCGAAGGTTGCGGAAGAAAGCTGAATCTCTTCACAA TGTAAGTTTAGAACAAGGGACAGTAACATCTTTGCTTGAAGAAAATGGGACTATCAAAGGAGTTCACTACAAAGATAAGAGTGGTCAAATACTGACAGCTTACGCTTCTCTCACCGTTGTTTGCGATGGCTGTTTTTCAAATTTGAGACGCTCTCTTTGCAATCCAAAG GTTGATGTCCCCTCTTATTTTGTTGGTTTTATCTTGACGAACTGTAAACTTTCGGATCAAAATTATGGAGCAATCATATTAGCAGATCCTTCACCTATCGTATTTTATCCCATTAGTAGCACTGAAATTCGTTGCATGGTGGATGTTCCTAGTCAAAATCTACCCTCTCTTTCCAACGGTGAAATGTCCCATTACTTGAAAACTTTGGTTGCTCTCAAT GTATTTCCTGAAACATACGACTCCTTTATATCTGCAATAGAGAAAAaagataacataaaaataatGCCGAACAGAATCATGGCTGATGCTCCACACCGGACTCCCGGTGCCCTTCTCATCGGAGATTCATTAAATATGCGACACGCCATAACCGGTGGGGAAATGACTGTTGCACTATCTGATGTTGTTTTACTAAGGGATCTTCTAAGACCTCTGCATGATCTATCCGATGCATCCGTTGTTTGCAAATATCTCCAATCTTTTTATACTCTTAGGAAG CCAATGTCATCTACAATAAATATACTAGCCAGTGTCCTACATAAGGTTTTCAGTTCCTCTTCTGATCCTACAATTGAAGATATACAACATGCATGCATTGGATATTTGAGACTTGGAGGTGTATTTTCAAGTGGACTATCAGCTATGATCTCTGGTTTATGCCCTCGTCCATTAAGCTTAGCATTTCATTTATTTGCCTTGGCAATATATGGTGTTGGACGATTGTTACTTCCGTTTCCTTCTCCCACACGCTTATGGAATGGGGCTAAACTCTTTTGG GTTTCATCAAATATTATTTTCCCCATTATACACTTTGAAGGAGTTAGACAAATGTTTTTCCCTCTAACTGTACCAGCATATTATAGAACTCTCCCTAGAAATAAGGACTTAAGAGTCTAA